The Luteimonas sp. YGD11-2 genome has a window encoding:
- a CDS encoding phospholipase D-like domain-containing protein — MSDLEAIAQRLDRRDGQRLVAYREVGLPVFRVNCAVTLQEAGKLGAIEEFMLKSIARGVDSIRDLERFLGLPSKVVISQLGQLAFENAVVALGGEPVRYALTAEGTRRLATAASFVLVRQRIPVYVDGITRQLVALDHRELWTSKQLDPVGVLPPVERRMPRAADIDLAQVNRVTALMAKVGSPSQRAVRLDAVVGKPTLLFRRALAAGFKSSDGRRISIAFAIDGRPSVEHEIAYERSGVAPKSPLFATLFDADKRRREVQAVARELRRDLHVVEDASTASLDRRPLLTLAGANAVSVTSAKVRVLGVYDHPPLLRDALERAKTRLLIVSPWIRAAVVDKAFIKRLTVCLDRGVEVIVAYGIGRDDPGERDADRQARESLEALATSFKNFRLVRKGNTHAKVLLVDDAYFVTTSFNWLSFRGDPNQPMREEEGTLVEDSSAVNAYYASLIARLPRDPLVSAPHRAPR; from the coding sequence ATGAGTGACCTAGAGGCCATCGCCCAACGGCTGGATCGACGCGACGGGCAGCGCCTTGTCGCTTACCGCGAGGTCGGCCTGCCAGTGTTTCGGGTCAACTGCGCCGTCACCCTCCAGGAGGCCGGTAAGCTGGGCGCCATCGAGGAGTTCATGCTCAAGTCGATTGCGCGCGGTGTCGATTCGATCCGCGACCTCGAGCGATTCCTCGGCCTGCCATCCAAGGTAGTGATTTCGCAGCTTGGCCAATTGGCATTCGAGAACGCCGTGGTAGCGCTTGGTGGCGAACCTGTTCGTTACGCCCTGACCGCGGAAGGGACACGGCGGCTTGCGACAGCGGCTTCCTTCGTGTTGGTGCGTCAGCGCATTCCGGTTTACGTCGATGGCATCACCCGCCAGCTAGTGGCTTTGGACCATCGCGAGCTATGGACGAGCAAGCAGCTCGACCCGGTAGGCGTGTTACCCCCGGTGGAGCGGCGCATGCCCCGTGCCGCCGATATCGACCTGGCCCAAGTAAACCGGGTGACCGCACTGATGGCCAAGGTAGGCAGCCCAAGCCAACGCGCCGTGCGCCTTGATGCGGTGGTCGGCAAGCCTACCTTGCTGTTTCGTCGAGCTCTGGCCGCGGGCTTCAAGTCAAGCGACGGACGCCGGATCTCGATCGCCTTCGCTATAGACGGACGCCCGTCTGTCGAGCACGAGATCGCCTATGAGCGCAGCGGCGTGGCGCCAAAATCACCGTTGTTTGCAACGTTGTTTGACGCGGACAAGCGTCGCCGCGAAGTGCAGGCGGTGGCGCGGGAACTCCGTCGAGACCTCCATGTCGTCGAGGATGCCTCCACTGCGTCTCTCGACAGGCGCCCGCTCCTCACCCTGGCAGGCGCGAACGCCGTCAGCGTGACATCAGCCAAGGTGCGGGTTTTGGGTGTGTACGATCACCCGCCATTGCTTCGCGATGCGCTGGAACGCGCTAAGACCCGTCTATTGATTGTCTCACCGTGGATTCGCGCCGCCGTAGTCGACAAAGCTTTCATCAAGCGCCTTACGGTCTGCCTGGACCGCGGCGTGGAGGTGATCGTGGCCTATGGCATCGGTCGCGACGATCCGGGCGAGCGCGATGCGGACAGGCAGGCACGTGAGTCACTGGAAGCCTTGGCGACGTCCTTCAAAAATTTCCGCTTAGTGCGCAAGGGCAACACTCACGCCAAGGTGTTGTTGGTCGACGACGCGTACTTCGTCACGACCAGCTTCAACTGGCTGTCGTTTCGCGGAGACCCAAATCAGCCGATGCGCGAGGAAGAAGGCACCCTAGTCGAGGACTCCTCCGCGGTAAACGCTTACTATGCTTCGTTGATCGCACGGCTGCCGCGTGATCCGTTGGTGTCTGCACCGCATCGCGCGCCGAGGTAA